In the genome of Victivallis lenta, one region contains:
- a CDS encoding type II secretion system protein, translated as MKKCFTLIELLVVIAIIAILASMLLPALNQARERARGTSCVNNLKQIGLAQSQYAGDFDDYIAVGRATGSTPWPENCWQYRLRDYIGYNGRVGVGNYNNIIYGKNPGSVMFCPSNQKNIVSYRTNTFDKDQFRSDGVKLSSIPTKNFGNYRKYGLSRTLLAIDAGYDEAAVPNSDYLYNIGSLGSEKVSPIRHSGKDNVLAADMHVTSVPFNGVDYFLVIK; from the coding sequence ATGAAAAAGTGTTTTACCCTGATCGAGCTCCTGGTCGTGATTGCGATCATCGCGATTCTGGCCTCGATGCTGCTGCCGGCGCTGAATCAGGCCCGGGAGCGCGCCCGCGGCACGTCCTGCGTGAACAACCTCAAACAGATCGGCCTTGCCCAGTCGCAGTACGCAGGGGATTTCGACGATTACATCGCCGTCGGCCGGGCGACCGGTTCAACTCCGTGGCCGGAAAACTGCTGGCAGTATCGGCTGCGCGACTATATCGGCTATAACGGCCGGGTCGGCGTCGGCAACTACAACAACATCATTTACGGGAAGAATCCGGGCAGTGTCATGTTTTGTCCGTCGAACCAGAAGAATATCGTCTCTTACCGGACCAACACGTTCGACAAGGATCAGTTCCGTTCCGACGGCGTGAAACTGTCGAGCATTCCGACAAAGAATTTCGGAAACTATCGGAAATACGGCTTGTCCCGGACGCTGCTGGCGATCGACGCCGGTTACGACGAAGCGGCGGTGCCGAATTCGGATTATCTGTACAACATCGGCTCCCTCGGTTCGGAAAAGGTTTCCCCGATTCGACACTCCGGCAAGGACAATGTCCTTGCGGCCGACATGCACGTGACGAGCGTCCCGTTTAACGGTGTGGATTATTTCCTGGTGATCAAGTAA
- a CDS encoding sugar phosphate isomerase/epimerase family protein: protein MIQLPIALQAYSLRRIYEDNPLRALKLIREAGYDGVELYGTHFQTELYPALLREAGLVCAGWHTGIDALEQDFDNTLRRNLAVGNHSIAVPWFNADSAAGWKAFAERLNAAAEKLSRYGIRLGYHNHAHEFQPVDGETPWSIVAENTEGPVFLQLDTGNAAEGGADPLAELEKYPHRARTVHLKPYSKSAGFAPAVGEDDLPWEAMLESCEQRGATEWLIVEYEEEKDPVSAVQRSLSFLRKLRPRD, encoded by the coding sequence ATGATACAGCTGCCGATCGCACTTCAGGCGTACTCGCTGCGCCGCATCTACGAGGACAATCCGCTTCGGGCGTTGAAGCTCATCCGGGAAGCCGGTTATGACGGAGTCGAACTCTACGGCACCCACTTCCAGACGGAACTCTATCCGGCGCTGCTGCGCGAAGCGGGGCTGGTCTGCGCCGGGTGGCACACCGGAATCGACGCGCTCGAGCAGGATTTCGACAACACGCTGCGCCGCAACCTCGCGGTCGGCAATCACAGCATCGCGGTACCGTGGTTCAACGCGGATTCCGCCGCCGGGTGGAAGGCGTTCGCTGAGCGGCTGAATGCGGCTGCTGAAAAACTGTCGCGCTACGGCATCCGCCTCGGCTACCATAACCATGCCCATGAGTTCCAGCCGGTCGATGGAGAAACTCCGTGGAGCATCGTGGCGGAGAATACGGAGGGCCCGGTATTCCTCCAGCTTGACACCGGCAACGCGGCCGAAGGCGGCGCCGACCCGCTGGCGGAGCTTGAGAAATATCCGCACCGCGCCCGCACCGTCCACCTGAAGCCCTACTCGAAGAGCGCCGGTTTCGCGCCTGCCGTCGGCGAAGACGACCTGCCGTGGGAGGCGATGCTCGAGAGCTGCGAACAACGCGGCGCAACCGAATGGCTCATCGTCGAATATGAGGAAGAGAAGGACCCGGTGTCCGCCGTGCAGCGGTCGCTCTCCTTCCTGCGCAAACTTCGTCCGCGCGACTGA
- a CDS encoding efflux RND transporter periplasmic adaptor subunit, with translation MNSAMGVRCAAGILAAAMVLTGCREKEAPAAPAAPPVKVVPATEGYMFESASSIASIKANDEVNLVARVEGFLVKRLFEEGKPVRKGQLLYEIEPQIYEAKVKAAEADLEKAKANLTNADIEYERQKTLVGQDATSKRAFDNAAANKQEADAEVKSAEANLALARQNLSYTKIYSPFDGQIGLNTYSVGNLVDQNSGTLATVVKVDPVRVEFVITEFELIKLLKLRKGAEAPKVRVRLFLQDGSEYSEPGEIAYWSNRVNTNTGTFQLQAVFPNPKRQLMAGMFVRVNIGPADPHKSLLIPLVALMSDQAGDYVYVVEPDGRVARRDLELGYRDSRNIIVKSGLKAGERVIVEGIQKVRPGSPALPETDPALAAQIPLTAEAALKLDTPKAVSQDVPSPLGNTLAPVGEAIEEDDAGATPSGPGAAK, from the coding sequence ATGAATTCTGCAATGGGAGTGCGGTGCGCGGCCGGAATTCTGGCCGCCGCGATGGTGTTGACCGGCTGCCGGGAAAAGGAGGCGCCCGCCGCGCCCGCCGCGCCGCCGGTGAAGGTGGTTCCGGCGACGGAGGGGTACATGTTCGAGTCGGCCTCCTCGATCGCGTCGATCAAGGCGAATGACGAGGTGAACCTCGTCGCGCGGGTCGAAGGATTTCTGGTCAAGCGGTTGTTCGAGGAGGGCAAGCCGGTCAGAAAAGGACAGCTTCTTTACGAAATCGAGCCGCAGATCTACGAGGCGAAGGTCAAGGCGGCCGAAGCCGACCTTGAGAAGGCGAAAGCGAACCTGACCAATGCGGATATCGAGTATGAGCGGCAGAAGACTCTCGTCGGGCAGGATGCAACCAGCAAAAGAGCTTTCGACAACGCCGCGGCGAACAAGCAGGAGGCCGACGCCGAGGTCAAGAGCGCGGAGGCGAACCTCGCGCTGGCCAGGCAGAATCTCTCCTACACGAAGATCTACTCTCCGTTCGACGGCCAGATCGGCCTGAACACTTACAGCGTCGGCAATCTGGTCGACCAGAACTCCGGCACGCTGGCGACTGTGGTGAAAGTCGACCCGGTCCGGGTCGAATTCGTCATCACGGAGTTCGAACTCATCAAACTGCTGAAGCTGCGGAAGGGCGCCGAGGCGCCGAAGGTGCGCGTGCGGCTCTTCCTGCAGGATGGTTCCGAGTACAGCGAACCGGGGGAGATTGCCTACTGGAGCAACCGGGTCAACACGAATACGGGTACTTTCCAGCTTCAGGCGGTGTTCCCGAATCCGAAGCGTCAGCTCATGGCCGGCATGTTCGTGCGGGTCAACATCGGGCCGGCCGATCCGCACAAGTCGCTTTTGATTCCGCTGGTCGCCCTGATGTCGGACCAGGCGGGCGATTATGTCTACGTCGTCGAGCCGGACGGACGGGTGGCGAGGCGCGACCTTGAGCTCGGTTACCGCGACAGCCGGAACATCATCGTGAAATCCGGACTGAAAGCCGGGGAGCGGGTGATCGTCGAGGGGATCCAGAAAGTGCGTCCCGGCAGCCCGGCGCTTCCGGAGACGGATCCGGCGCTGGCCGCGCAGATTCCGCTGACCGCCGAAGCCGCGCTGAAGCTGGATACGCCGAAGGCGGTCAGCCAGGATGTTCCGTCGCCGCTCGGCAACACGCTCGCTCCGGTCGGGGAGGCGATCGAGGAGGATGACGCCGGCGCGACTCCCTCCGGACCGGGGGCCGCGAAATGA
- a CDS encoding efflux RND transporter permease subunit → MISKFFIDRPRFAFVISIVITLAGIVALFTLPVTQYPDITPGQVSISATYPGADAKTVQETVIQPIEAQVNGVKRMIYMSSTATDTGAATITVTFDIGTDGDSNTVNTQNRVNWASAQLPEEVRRQSVIVKEKSPSMLLVIAVYSPDGKYDDLFLSNYASIYLKDELARIPGVGEVQMLGEHKYSMRIWLDPAKMASMNMTVDEVTGALNQQNVQVSAGALGEAPTGGHGIFRYALQTQGRMAEVSQFENIVVRSTPDGAQVKMKDIARVELGAENYASSGSYNGRPAALMAIYQLNEANGIQIRQACAERLEELKAYFPEGVDYGIPFDTTAFITASIDEVVMTLVIAVFLVIAITYLFLQDWRSTIVPTLAIPVSLIGTFAVLLAIGYTINLITLFGLILAIGIVVDDAIVVIENVSRLMDEEHLDPKQAAVKSMEEVTGPVVATTAVLLAMFIPICFLPGITGEMYRQFGITIAVSVLISSINALTLSPALCSILLKPVDKNRKKFFLFRWFNDGFEKVTDGYVHLVKVIVRRALFALVLFGAIVFGCYWFYMNLPTGFIPNEDQGKLFVNIQLPDAASLDRTQAFTDRLVEEARKVDGVVDVIGVSGYSILTSAQASNNAMILVSLKPWKERKSPELSQDAIQRKLMAIFGRDPGAIVQVFGMPTIQGIGTTGGFSFVVEDTSGTYPERLEAAVNELCEAARKHPAIGSAYSTFRAQVPQVFLNIDREKALKLGVSISSINTALQGLTGYTYVNDFNKFGKVYKVEIQAAADARRSVPDVRNIFVRNDKGDMVPLGTLVEVEQKLSPQYLNRYNMYSSATINGSNAPGYSSGQAMAAMEELARQLLPDGMKFDWTDMSYQEKAANKPVELGGGLSLNMTMIIFSLALLFMYLFLVAQYESWMIPIAVLLSVPIAFFGSLLFLWVMHVENNIYTQVGFVLLFGLACKTAILIVEFAKVSHEQGKSIFDAAVEAAKLRFRAVLMTAISFILGVLPLVIATGAGAASRISLGTAVFGGMIVAAIGGTLLVPMFYAVVQHLIEFGRKKPEKE, encoded by the coding sequence ATGATCAGTAAATTTTTCATCGACCGCCCGCGGTTCGCATTTGTGATCTCGATCGTGATCACGCTGGCCGGAATCGTGGCGCTCTTCACGCTGCCGGTCACCCAGTATCCGGACATCACGCCGGGACAGGTGTCGATTTCGGCCACCTATCCGGGCGCGGACGCGAAAACCGTGCAGGAGACCGTGATCCAGCCGATCGAGGCGCAGGTCAACGGCGTCAAGCGGATGATCTATATGTCGAGCACCGCGACCGACACCGGCGCGGCCACGATCACCGTCACCTTCGACATCGGCACCGACGGGGATTCGAATACGGTCAACACGCAGAACCGGGTCAACTGGGCCTCCGCGCAGCTGCCGGAAGAGGTGCGCCGCCAGAGCGTGATCGTCAAGGAGAAGTCGCCGAGCATGCTGCTGGTCATCGCAGTCTATTCGCCGGACGGCAAATACGACGATCTCTTTCTCAGCAATTATGCGAGCATCTATCTGAAGGACGAGCTGGCCCGCATTCCGGGCGTCGGCGAAGTTCAGATGCTCGGCGAACACAAGTATTCGATGCGCATCTGGCTCGATCCGGCGAAAATGGCCAGCATGAACATGACCGTTGACGAGGTCACCGGCGCGCTGAACCAGCAGAATGTCCAGGTTTCGGCCGGGGCGCTCGGCGAAGCGCCGACCGGCGGGCATGGAATCTTCCGCTACGCGCTGCAGACGCAGGGACGCATGGCCGAAGTTTCCCAGTTCGAAAATATCGTCGTGCGTTCGACGCCGGACGGGGCCCAGGTCAAGATGAAGGACATCGCGCGGGTCGAACTCGGCGCCGAAAACTACGCATCGAGCGGCAGCTACAACGGCCGCCCGGCCGCGCTGATGGCGATCTACCAGCTCAACGAGGCGAACGGCATCCAGATCAGGCAGGCGTGCGCGGAGCGGCTTGAAGAGCTCAAAGCCTACTTCCCCGAGGGGGTGGATTACGGGATTCCGTTCGACACGACCGCCTTCATCACCGCGTCGATCGACGAGGTGGTCATGACGCTCGTGATCGCGGTATTCCTCGTGATCGCGATCACCTATCTGTTTCTGCAGGACTGGCGTTCGACGATCGTGCCGACGCTGGCGATTCCGGTGTCGCTGATCGGCACGTTCGCTGTGCTGCTGGCGATCGGCTACACGATCAACCTGATCACGCTTTTCGGGCTGATTCTCGCGATCGGCATCGTGGTGGACGACGCGATCGTGGTCATCGAGAACGTCAGCCGCCTGATGGACGAGGAGCATCTCGATCCGAAACAGGCCGCGGTCAAATCGATGGAGGAGGTGACCGGGCCGGTCGTGGCGACGACCGCGGTATTGCTGGCGATGTTCATCCCGATCTGCTTCCTGCCCGGAATTACGGGTGAAATGTACCGGCAGTTCGGCATCACCATCGCGGTTTCGGTATTGATTTCGAGCATCAACGCGCTGACCCTGAGTCCGGCGCTCTGCTCGATCCTGCTGAAGCCGGTCGACAAAAACCGGAAGAAGTTCTTTCTGTTCCGCTGGTTCAACGACGGCTTCGAGAAGGTGACCGACGGTTATGTGCATCTGGTGAAGGTCATCGTCCGGCGCGCTTTGTTCGCGCTGGTGCTGTTCGGCGCGATCGTCTTCGGCTGTTACTGGTTCTATATGAATCTGCCGACCGGCTTCATCCCGAACGAGGACCAGGGCAAGCTGTTCGTGAATATCCAGCTGCCGGACGCGGCGTCGCTCGACCGCACCCAGGCGTTTACCGACCGGCTGGTCGAAGAGGCGCGCAAGGTCGACGGCGTCGTCGACGTGATCGGGGTTTCGGGGTACAGCATCCTCACGAGCGCGCAGGCGTCGAACAATGCGATGATCCTCGTTTCTCTGAAGCCGTGGAAGGAGCGCAAGTCGCCGGAGCTGTCGCAGGATGCGATCCAGCGGAAGCTCATGGCGATTTTCGGCCGCGATCCCGGCGCGATCGTGCAGGTGTTCGGTATGCCGACGATCCAGGGAATCGGCACCACGGGCGGGTTTTCGTTCGTGGTCGAGGATACTTCGGGAACCTATCCGGAGCGGCTTGAGGCGGCGGTCAACGAGCTTTGCGAAGCGGCCCGCAAACATCCGGCGATCGGGTCCGCTTATTCGACCTTCCGGGCGCAGGTTCCGCAGGTGTTCCTGAATATCGACCGTGAGAAGGCGCTGAAGCTCGGAGTATCGATTTCGAGCATCAATACGGCGCTGCAGGGGCTGACCGGCTATACCTATGTGAACGACTTCAACAAGTTCGGCAAGGTTTACAAGGTCGAGATCCAGGCTGCGGCCGATGCGCGCCGCAGCGTTCCTGATGTGCGCAATATCTTCGTGCGCAACGACAAAGGAGACATGGTCCCGCTCGGAACGCTCGTCGAAGTCGAGCAGAAGCTCTCCCCGCAGTACCTGAACCGCTACAACATGTACTCCTCGGCGACGATCAACGGTTCGAATGCGCCCGGCTACAGCTCGGGGCAGGCGATGGCGGCGATGGAGGAGCTTGCACGGCAGCTGCTGCCGGACGGGATGAAGTTCGACTGGACCGATATGTCCTATCAGGAGAAAGCCGCGAACAAGCCTGTCGAGCTCGGCGGCGGTTTGTCGCTGAATATGACTATGATCATCTTCTCGCTCGCGCTGCTTTTCATGTATCTGTTTCTGGTGGCGCAGTACGAGAGCTGGATGATTCCGATTGCGGTGCTGCTGTCGGTGCCGATCGCATTTTTCGGTTCGCTGCTGTTCCTCTGGGTCATGCACGTTGAAAACAACATCTACACGCAGGTCGGCTTCGTGCTGCTGTTCGGGCTTGCCTGCAAAACAGCGATTCTGATTGTGGAGTTTGCGAAGGTCAGTCACGAACAGGGGAAATCGATTTTCGACGCGGCGGTCGAAGCGGCGAAGCTGCGTTTCCGCGCCGTGCTGATGACGGCGATTTCGTTCATTCTCGGCGTGCTGCCGCTGGTGATTGCGACCGGTGCGGGAGCGGCGAGCCGGATCTCGCTCGGCACAGCGGTTTTCGGCGGAATGATCGTTGCGGCGATCGGCGGAACGCTGCTTGTGCCGATGTTCTACGCGGTTGTCCAGCACCTGATCGAGTTCGGAAGGAAAAAGCCGGAAAAGGAGTAA
- a CDS encoding LamG-like jellyroll fold domain-containing protein: protein MNKIGMIAAALALGISSAQADFTQGLLARWSFNDNSNEAKALTDDVGGLTMKRSAIGSDSKFKVNADGSVTLGGGVILFSDAVNSASEKFGVLADGGTIWCRIKYLNAPAGGPFFSFGLVNAVAPGDWAQLVLTPFFASEGLGSRAKGPGKLETGMASGHLPVKVGEYANVAIVFNGKTKKVTLFVDGKTADRHSPMTKLDAFQSLMIGRLKASSAQQMQIDEIRVYNTPLSAEWIDEIEPLEGK from the coding sequence ATGAACAAAATCGGAATGATTGCGGCGGCGCTCGCGCTGGGGATCTCTTCGGCGCAGGCGGACTTCACCCAGGGGCTGCTGGCCCGCTGGAGTTTCAACGACAATTCGAACGAGGCGAAGGCGCTGACCGACGACGTCGGCGGCCTGACCATGAAACGCAGCGCGATCGGCAGCGATTCGAAGTTCAAGGTCAATGCGGATGGTTCGGTGACGCTCGGCGGCGGTGTGATCCTGTTTTCCGATGCGGTCAATTCCGCGTCGGAGAAGTTCGGCGTCCTGGCCGACGGCGGCACGATCTGGTGCCGGATCAAATATCTGAATGCGCCTGCGGGCGGGCCGTTCTTCAGCTTCGGGCTCGTGAATGCGGTCGCGCCGGGCGACTGGGCGCAACTGGTCCTGACGCCGTTTTTCGCCTCGGAAGGGCTCGGCTCCCGCGCCAAGGGGCCGGGAAAGCTCGAAACCGGCATGGCCTCCGGCCACCTGCCGGTCAAGGTCGGGGAATATGCGAACGTGGCGATCGTCTTCAACGGCAAGACCAAAAAGGTCACTCTCTTCGTGGACGGCAAGACGGCGGATCGCCACTCCCCGATGACGAAACTTGATGCGTTCCAGAGCCTCATGATCGGCCGGCTGAAGGCGAGTTCGGCGCAGCAGATGCAGATCGATGAGATCCGGGTTTACAACACGCCGCTCTCGGCGGAGTGGATCGATGAAATTGAACCGTTGGAGGGAAAATGA
- a CDS encoding type II secretion system protein: MKKYFTLIELLVVIAIIAILASMLLPALNQARERARGTSCMNNLKQIGLAQSQYAGDSDDYIAVGRATGDVPWPENCWQYRLRSYIGYNGRVGVGNYNNIIYGKNPGCVMFCPSNQKNIVSYRTNTFDKNQFRSDGVKLSSILTKNSGHYRKYGLSRTLLAIDAGYDEAAVPNSDYLYNIGSLGSEKISPIRHSGKDNVLAADMHVTSVPFNGVDYFLVIN, encoded by the coding sequence ATGAAAAAATATTTTACGCTGATTGAACTCCTGGTCGTGATCGCGATCATCGCGATTCTGGCCTCGATGCTGCTGCCGGCGCTGAATCAGGCCCGGGAGCGCGCTCGCGGCACGTCCTGCATGAACAACCTCAAACAGATCGGCCTCGCCCAGTCGCAGTATGCCGGAGACAGCGATGACTATATCGCCGTCGGCCGGGCGACCGGTGATGTCCCCTGGCCGGAAAACTGCTGGCAGTACCGGCTGCGCAGCTATATCGGCTATAACGGCCGGGTCGGGGTCGGCAACTACAACAACATCATTTACGGGAAGAATCCGGGTTGCGTCATGTTTTGTCCGTCGAATCAGAAGAACATCGTCTCTTACCGGACCAATACGTTCGACAAGAACCAGTTCCGTTCCGACGGCGTGAAGCTGTCGAGCATTCTGACGAAGAACTCCGGCCATTACCGGAAATACGGCTTGTCCCGGACGCTGCTGGCGATCGATGCCGGTTATGACGAGGCCGCGGTGCCGAATTCGGATTATCTGTACAACATCGGCTCCCTCGGTTCGGAAAAGATTTCCCCGATTCGACACTCCGGCAAGGATAATGTCCTCGCGGCCGATATGCACGTGACGAGCGTCCCGTTTAACGGTGTGGATTATTTCCTGGTTATCAATTAA
- a CDS encoding substrate-binding domain-containing protein translates to MPKYLEIAELLRSRLARGEYPAGKLPPLRKLAADMGVSYLTARHAVKTLKEAGWNRTRAARPLVAMVTPLWAFTEWHRAVRNSTEALGGQVRFIAYASDTDPNISEAINENEYDVIFLSLPDREDSRLLELVSRENDRVVVMFRDMSMYGIRSLLGADPVYIERFLELLVERGHRRIDAFGRDTDIRAGAGDRYRIWRNWLERHGIEGRFHEMKHQPFVPDDARAADFCRRKFAAEEFGEAVFCFNPTLASGFYRACFEHGLVPGRDISVFAFGDQEKAMLMTPALATVMNVGVEETIRDIIAEYCPGATRSEVLTFRLKHTEIHEGESIIQTFAGGK, encoded by the coding sequence ATGCCGAAATATCTTGAAATCGCCGAGCTGCTGCGGAGCCGGCTGGCCCGCGGCGAGTATCCGGCCGGGAAGCTGCCGCCGCTGCGGAAGCTGGCTGCCGATATGGGCGTCAGCTACCTGACGGCGCGGCATGCGGTCAAGACGCTCAAGGAGGCCGGCTGGAACCGGACGCGGGCGGCGCGGCCGCTGGTGGCCATGGTCACGCCGCTCTGGGCGTTCACCGAGTGGCACCGTGCGGTCCGCAACAGCACGGAGGCGCTCGGCGGGCAGGTCCGCTTCATCGCTTATGCCAGTGATACGGACCCGAACATCTCCGAAGCGATCAACGAGAACGAGTACGACGTGATCTTCCTGTCGCTGCCGGACCGCGAGGATTCGCGGCTGCTCGAGCTGGTTTCGAGGGAGAACGACCGGGTCGTCGTGATGTTCCGGGATATGAGCATGTACGGCATCCGCTCGCTTCTGGGCGCCGATCCGGTTTACATCGAACGGTTTCTGGAGCTTCTCGTCGAGCGCGGACACCGCCGGATCGACGCATTCGGGCGCGACACCGACATCCGCGCCGGAGCCGGCGACCGTTACCGGATCTGGCGCAACTGGCTTGAGCGGCACGGCATTGAAGGGCGTTTTCATGAGATGAAGCATCAGCCGTTTGTGCCGGACGACGCGCGGGCGGCCGATTTCTGCCGCCGGAAGTTCGCGGCGGAAGAGTTCGGGGAGGCGGTTTTCTGCTTCAACCCGACGCTGGCGAGCGGGTTCTACCGCGCCTGTTTCGAGCACGGACTCGTTCCGGGCAGGGACATTTCGGTTTTCGCGTTCGGCGATCAGGAGAAGGCCATGCTGATGACTCCCGCGCTGGCGACGGTCATGAACGTCGGCGTCGAGGAGACGATCCGCGACATTATCGCCGAGTACTGCCCCGGGGCAACCCGGAGCGAAGTATTGACATTTCGGTTGAAACATACGGAAATTCATGAAGGTGAATCGATCATCCAAACATTTGCGGGAGGCAAATAA
- a CDS encoding glycoside hydrolase family 2 protein, whose product MRNRSECFNANWKFCAGNVPRFEEPGLDDTGWTAVNLPHDWSIGQPFDPTLPHGSQHAYLPNGVVNYRKRFRAECGSGERLLLDFDGVYRSADLFVNGRHILKHFNGYTGFEADITDALVPGENLVAVRADNSIEQTSRWYTGSGINRSVRLRRIGPLHFLRHGLVIDAKIDGHVRIAAECSLPGNVLFTIHDPSGKRTAAHHGPAAAFTVGNPQLWSPDTPNLYTCTAQLFDETGAEVDRITAKFGFRSVEFDPEHGFVLNGKKLLLRGVNIHEDLCGIGTAVFRDGVARRYRILKSLGVNAVRLAHHPYAPEYLELADEMGLLIFDEAFDKWTGQYYGYQVAFEDHWRGDVAEFVRRDRNHPSVFLWSVGNEVVDQQLDGQDGYGVDRLIVMRDFVHKLDPTRKVTCALYPSRRSGVKWDHPDFREKADIHQMAHHMDVVAANYMGEYFARDHVKYPQMTFLVSEATTNRGVGSWFDFDHELGGGSFYWGGFDYLGEARWPHKNWYSGLIDRAGYPKSIAYQAQIAWDPAPRIHIAVHADEKAEVRNWNDVQLEWENMRSHWNWKEGETVRVAVYTNCERVVLLLNGRPVGSKVRSESDCCRIPFEFAYAPGELTANGYNGDKLAATGTLATAGKPVELRLRAERTAIAPDGLGHVEIALFDAAGTRCAVTDAVVHLRVSGDGSLFGVSNGDTTSPQPFKSNAVRLFEGRALAVVRAGLRPGECRLRAVCEIDGAELASELAFSVG is encoded by the coding sequence ATGAGAAACCGAAGCGAATGTTTCAATGCGAACTGGAAATTCTGCGCCGGGAACGTGCCGCGGTTCGAGGAACCCGGTCTCGACGACACCGGCTGGACGGCAGTGAACCTGCCGCACGACTGGAGCATCGGCCAGCCGTTCGACCCCACGCTGCCGCACGGCTCGCAGCACGCCTACCTGCCGAACGGAGTCGTCAACTACCGCAAGCGCTTCCGGGCCGAATGCGGAAGCGGCGAGCGGCTTTTGCTCGATTTCGACGGAGTCTACCGCTCCGCCGACCTCTTTGTGAACGGTCGGCACATCCTCAAGCACTTCAACGGCTATACCGGCTTCGAAGCCGACATCACCGATGCACTCGTGCCGGGAGAAAACCTTGTCGCGGTACGTGCCGACAACTCGATCGAGCAGACCTCGCGCTGGTACACCGGCAGCGGCATCAACCGCAGCGTCCGCCTGCGGCGGATCGGACCGCTGCACTTTCTGCGCCACGGACTCGTCATCGACGCAAAGATCGACGGCCATGTCCGGATCGCGGCGGAGTGTTCGCTCCCCGGGAACGTGCTTTTCACGATTCACGACCCGTCCGGAAAAAGGACTGCCGCGCACCACGGCCCCGCAGCCGCCTTCACGGTCGGAAACCCGCAGCTCTGGTCTCCTGACACGCCGAATCTCTACACCTGCACAGCCCAGCTCTTCGACGAGACCGGCGCGGAGGTCGACCGGATCACTGCGAAATTCGGCTTCCGTTCGGTTGAATTCGACCCGGAGCACGGCTTCGTCCTGAACGGAAAAAAGCTCCTGCTGCGCGGCGTCAACATCCACGAGGATCTCTGCGGCATCGGGACGGCCGTCTTCCGCGACGGAGTCGCGCGGAGATACCGCATCCTGAAATCGCTCGGAGTGAACGCGGTCCGGCTCGCACACCACCCTTATGCGCCGGAATACCTCGAACTGGCCGACGAAATGGGCCTGCTGATCTTCGACGAGGCGTTCGACAAGTGGACCGGCCAGTATTACGGATACCAGGTCGCCTTCGAGGATCACTGGCGCGGCGATGTGGCCGAATTCGTGCGGCGCGACCGCAACCATCCGTCGGTCTTTCTGTGGAGCGTCGGCAACGAAGTCGTCGATCAGCAGCTCGACGGGCAGGACGGTTACGGCGTCGACCGGCTCATCGTCATGCGCGACTTCGTCCACAAGCTCGACCCGACCCGCAAGGTCACCTGCGCGCTCTATCCGTCGCGCCGCAGCGGCGTCAAGTGGGATCACCCCGATTTCCGCGAAAAAGCCGACATCCACCAGATGGCGCACCATATGGATGTGGTCGCGGCCAACTACATGGGCGAATATTTCGCGCGCGACCACGTCAAATATCCGCAGATGACCTTCCTGGTCAGCGAGGCGACGACGAACCGCGGCGTCGGCAGCTGGTTCGATTTCGACCACGAGCTCGGCGGCGGCAGCTTCTACTGGGGCGGCTTCGACTACCTCGGCGAAGCGCGCTGGCCGCACAAAAACTGGTACAGCGGGCTCATCGACCGGGCCGGCTATCCGAAAAGCATCGCCTATCAGGCGCAGATCGCCTGGGACCCGGCGCCGCGTATCCATATCGCCGTCCACGCCGATGAAAAAGCCGAAGTGCGGAACTGGAACGACGTGCAGCTCGAATGGGAGAACATGCGCTCCCACTGGAACTGGAAGGAAGGCGAGACCGTGCGGGTCGCGGTCTACACGAACTGCGAACGTGTCGTTCTGCTGCTGAACGGCCGGCCCGTCGGCTCGAAGGTGCGGAGCGAAAGCGACTGCTGCCGCATCCCGTTCGAGTTCGCCTATGCGCCGGGCGAGCTGACTGCCAACGGCTACAACGGCGACAAGCTTGCCGCGACCGGAACGCTGGCCACAGCCGGGAAACCGGTCGAGCTCCGGCTCCGCGCCGAGCGGACCGCCATCGCGCCGGACGGACTCGGCCATGTCGAGATCGCCCTTTTCGACGCGGCCGGAACACGCTGCGCGGTGACTGACGCGGTCGTCCATCTGCGCGTATCGGGAGACGGAAGCCTGTTCGGCGTTTCGAACGGCGACACGACCAGTCCCCAGCCGTTCAAGAGCAATGCGGTACGCCTTTTTGAAGGACGGGCGCTGGCCGTTGTCCGGGCCGGACTCCGTCCCGGCGAATGCCGTCTGCGTGCCGTCTGTGAAATCGACGGCGCGGAACTCGCATCGGAACTCGCGTTTTCCGTGGGATAA